The nucleotide window CGTGTTCGCGTGGCTGTACTCCGGCGGGATCGGCGACCTCCGGGAGGACTTCGTCGCCCGACTGCCGGAGTCCGTCGTCGGCCCGGGGGCGGAGAACTTCGGCGTGATCGTGCTCCACCCCGTGGAGGCGCTGATCTTCGAGGTGAAGTTCTCCACGCTGATCGCCGTCGCCGCGGCGCTGCCGGTGGCCGCCTACTACGCCTGGCCCGCGCTGCGCGACCGTGGGTTCGTCCGCGGCCGCAAACAGGTGATCTTCGGGTGGGTCGCGGCGTTGCTCGTCGGGCTCGCCGGCGGCTTCGCCCTGGGCTACACGACCATCGCCCCGTCGATCATCTCCTGGCTCGTCGCCGACACGCTCTCGGCCAACATGGTCGTCAGCTACCGGATCAGCGACTTCTTCTGGCTGATCTTCTTCACGACCGCCGGCATCGGCATCCTGGTGGACATTCCGGTGTTGATGCTGTTGCTCAACTCCGTCGGCGTCTCCTACCAGGCGATGCGCCGGCGCTGGCGCGAGGTGACGATCGGACTGCTCGTCCTCGCGGCGTTGTTCACGCCCGCGGACATCATCACGATGATGCTCGTCACCGTCCCGCTGATGTTCGCCTACGGGGTCGGCATCCTCGCCCTGTTCTTCGTCACCGCCGGCGGGCGCCGCAACCTCGCGGAGCCCACTGTCGGCGGCGACGACCTCAAGCTCGGGCTGGACGACTGACGGCGTTCGTCAGCCCGTCTCGGTTCCGTTCGGGTCGTCGTGTGTGTCGCCGTCTGTTGTGTCACCGTCGCCCGCGCCGTCGTCCGTGGTACCCTCGTCGTCACCCTCCTCACGGGCGATGGGCGGTCGCCGAACGTCGTTATCCTCCTCGGCCGGATCGCGGAGGTGTGCCAGATCCGGCCGCTCGAACTGTCTGGCCCTGGCGTGTTCGAGGTGTGACTCGATCAGCGCGTTCACCTGGCGGCCCCACTCCTCGTCGGGGTGCGTGCGAACGTACTCCGCCCACGCCTCTATCTGCCGGCGACGCTCGGCGTCGTCGCGGCCGAAGTCACCCTCCAGCGGTGGGTCGTCGTCTTCGTCGTCCTCCACACCCGACAGCCGACGCGCCGTTAACGAGAACCTTGCGCCGAACCCACAGAAGTATTACCGAGAGGCACGGCAGACGCTACCGTGCCGAAGATAAGCGTCGAAATTCCGGGGGAACTGCTGGCGGATCTCGACGAGCACGTCGGCGAGGACGGGAAGTTCGTCAACCGGAGCGACGCCGTCCGGGCGTCGGTCCGGAAGACGTTGGACGTGTTAGACGAGATCGACGCCAGACACGGGCGACTGGAGCAACGGACGACCACCACACACGCGACCGACGACGCGGAGGACGACGGTGGCGAGTGAGCCGGCGGGGCCGCGCCGGATCTCCGTCCCGATCGCGGCGGTGGCGCTCACGGCCGTGTTCGTCGCGGCACTCGTCACCGCCCAGGTCATCTCTGCGAAGCTGTTGGCGGTGACGCTGCCCGTCCTGGGTGCCGTCTCGGCGCCCGGCGGGACGTTGGCGTACGCGGTGACGTTCTTCGCGTCCGACTGTCTCTCGGAGCTGTACGGCCGCGAGTACACTCGGCGTGTCGTCAACGTCGCCTTCGGGACGAACTTCGTCTTGCTCGCGCTCGTGTGGGCGACGATCCAGATCCCGGCCGCGGACGGCTCCGTCGACCCGACGGCGTTCGCCACGGTCCTGGGGCTGTCGACGAACGTCGTCGCCGGCTCGCTCGTCGCCTACCTCGTCAGCCAGAACTGGGACGTGACCGTGTTCCACCGCATCCGAGAGCTGACGGGCGGCTCGGCGCTCTGGCTCCGCAACGTCGGCTCGACGGCGACGAGCCAACTGCTGGACACCGTGATCTTCACCGTCGTCGCCTTCCGGGTCGCGCCCGCGGTCGGCGTCGGGCCGTCGCTCCCGTTGTCGGTGATCGGTTCACTGATCGTCGGCCAGTACGTCCTCAAGCTGCTGATCGCGGTCGTGGACACGCCGCTCGTGTACGCCGCCGTCGGCGCCGTGCGGCGTCGGGACGGTAGCGTCGCGGCGAGCGCGGACTGACCCCCGTCACACTCGACAGTTACTCCGCGGCCGTGGCGCCGCGCTGCTCGCCAGACACCGGGACGACGAGCGGCCGGTCGGCGGCGACGATCAGCCCGACCGCGAGCACGGCGTACGCGCCGAGCCCGACGAACGCGGTCGTCTCCGAGAACAGGTCCGCGACACGGCCGGCGACCAACAGGACGGGCACGCGAGCGACGGCGTACAGGAACGAGACAGCGCTCATCTCCGTCGCGCGGCCGACGGCGTCCGCGTGGTCGTGGAGGTAGCTATTCCGGATCGGCGCCGCGACGGACGGGACCGTCCGGAAGGCGAGCACGGCCGGCACGACGAAGACGGGGTGGATCGCCGGGAGCAGCATCCCGACGGCGCCGAACAGGTACACCCCGACGACGGCGCGTGCGGTCCCGAGTCGGTCCTCCAGCCACCCGGCCCGGTCGACGACGATCGCACTCCCGGCCGCGAGAACGCCGTAGAGGAGCGCCAGGAACACGACCTCCGGCACGTCCAGCGCCGCCGCGGTCAGCCCTCCCCCCGGGATCGCCCCCGCCACGAGCGGTTGAACGAACTGGCTCCCGGTGTACATCACGCCGGCGTACACCGTTGCGATCAGGACGAGTGACCGCGTCGCGTCCTGCCGGAGGAACGACGCCGTCGCGGACGCTGCTTCCGTCGGCGAGAGGGCCGACCCGTCCTCGTCACGGTAGTCGGCGTCTCGGGGGAACGTCCAGACGAGCGCGGCGGCGAGCCACGCCCCGACGGCCGCGAGCAGGAACGCGACCCACGGCAGCGTGAGGTACACCACGGCACCGACGATCCCGGTGAGGCCGTACGTCCACTGACTGAGACTCTGTGCCCGTGCCCGCACGTCGGTGAACGCCCGATCCGTGTCCTCCAACACCTCGTACACCCACGCGGAGTCACTCCCGCTCTTGAGTGCGACCCCGGCGCCGTTCAGCGTCTGGACGACCACGACCGTCGCCAGGGAGTCGACGAAGAACCACAGCGACGCGCCGAGCGCCGTGGCGACCTTCGCAATCAGGAGCGTCTGTCGGCGACCGAGTCGGTCCCCCAGGTAGCCGCTCGGTACCTCCAGCAACACGGTCGTGAGCGCCATCGAACTCGCCGCGACGGAGATTGCGGTGAACGAGATCCCTCTGTCGAGGAGGAACAGTACGAGAAAGGGGTTCAGTAGTCCAAGTGTGGAGAGACACCGGTAGAGGTAGTACCGCCACACCGCTCGGTCAGTCTGCACAGACTCCAGAGCGAAAGCGACGAGGCGTATGCTTTTCGATGCCGTGGTGTGGGGCAACACCCAACTCGGACACCGGCAGTCGACACTGTCTGTTCGGCCTTCACACGGCGCTCGTGTACGCCGCGCTCGTGGCGCCGAACCGCGGCGACGGCGGTGCCGCGGCGAGTCTAGACTGGCTCAGCCGTAGCGTCGGTAGACGAGCAGTCCGACGACGACCGCGACGCCGAGGGCGACCGCGACCGGTTCGTCGAAGCCGCCGTAGTCCCAGCCGAAGAAGACGCTCCCGACGACTGCGACGGCGGCGACGACGACGCCGACGATCGTCCCGGCGGTCGAGTCGCTACCGGGCCCGGGCATCTGTCTCCTCTGTCGTGGGCGTGGTCGTCTGTCTCATCTGTACTCGGACGGTCGACTGTTCGCCTGGTAAATCCCGGCCACCCGATTCACCGTGTGCAGCCCCGACCGGGGGGTCGGCTGCGTCCACGAGCAGGCGGTGTTCCTCGCCGACCCGGACCGCGTGACCCGGGGTCGACGCCACACCCGGGACGTACGCGTCTCCTCGCGTCCCGCCCGGACCCCGAACTACTCCCCGCGGTCGAGGTACTCCTGTTGGACGGCGACCACCTCGCCGGAGTCGGCGCAGTCGGCGTACCGCGACAACGGCTCCTCGTTCAACTCGGCGAACGTCTCCCCCCAGGTGAACGTCGACAACAGTTCTTCGGCGTGGTCGCGGTCGCCGAGAATCCACAGCCCGGCCGCCAGCGCCTCCACCGTGGTGAGCCGCATCGGCCGCCCGAAGTTGACGGGGTTGGCGGCCACGAGGTACGGTAGCGCGCGGTGATCGCCCGGCAGCGAGAAGCGTGCCTCGCCCGCAGACTCCCAGGAACAGTCCAAGGCGACGAGTCGGTCGTCGCCCGCACGGTCGTCGGCCGTGTCGCCGTCGGTCGTGTCGCCGGACGCCTCCGTCTCGGGGGCGTCGGCCGGCGACAGCGCGCGCTCGGCGTGGGGGTTGAGCACGACCCCGTACGGCGTCGCCCGGTCCGTCCGGTGGAGTTCGAGACGGTCGTGACGGGCGAGCTTCCGGGCCGTACACTTCTCGGGGTCGTCGTCGCCCTCGTACCGAGCGTGTAGCTCCACAGTCACAGCACAGACGGCTTCGGTGAAAAGCCGTGCGTCCACCGACGGCGGGTGGCGAGACACAAGCTACTTTTGTCGACACAATCTCCCGTTCTCGATGGCAGACACGACTCGAATCGCCGGCATCGCGCTCGCAGTCGCGTTCGGCTTCGTCGGGCTCGACGTCGTCTTCGGCGGCGAGCCGGCGACCGTCGACGCGCTCGTCCGTGGGGTCAAACTCTTCGTCGTCGCCGCCCTCGTCGGTACGGTCGCAGACCGCCGCGAACGACTGTCGACGCGGTTCTGACCAGACTACTCCTTCTCGCCGGCCCCGACCGCGGCCTCGCCCACCTTCTCGGAGCCCTCGATCCGTTCCATCCCGCCGAGGTACGGCCGCAGTTCCTCGGGGACGGTGATCGTCCCGTCGTCGTTCTGGTAGTACTCCATGATGGCGACGAGCACGCGCGGCACCGCGACCCCCGAGCCGTTCAGCGTGTGGAGGTACTCCGCCGACTCGTGACGCTCCGGCCGGAAGCGGAGCCCGGCACGCCGGGCCTGGTAGTCCCGGAAGTTCGACACGGACGACACCTCCAGCCACCGGCCGCCGGTCTCCGGACCCTCCTCGGTGTCGTCGGCGGGCGCCCACACCTCCAGGTCGAGCTGGCGGGCGGCCTTGTCGCCGAGGTCCCCGGTACAGATGTCGAGCACGCGGTACGGTAGTCCCAGCCGGCGCAGGACTTCCTCCGCTTCGTCCAACAGCTCCCACAGTCGCTCGTCGCTGTTCTCCGGCCGAGTGA belongs to Halobaculum sp. MBLA0143 and includes:
- a CDS encoding multidrug transporter: MPGPGSDSTAGTIVGVVVAAVAVVGSVFFGWDYGGFDEPVAVALGVAVVVGLLVYRRYG
- a CDS encoding ribbon-helix-helix domain-containing protein; protein product: MPKISVEIPGELLADLDEHVGEDGKFVNRSDAVRASVRKTLDVLDEIDARHGRLEQRTTTTHATDDAEDDGGE
- a CDS encoding queuosine precursor transporter, which encodes MASEPAGPRRISVPIAAVALTAVFVAALVTAQVISAKLLAVTLPVLGAVSAPGGTLAYAVTFFASDCLSELYGREYTRRVVNVAFGTNFVLLALVWATIQIPAADGSVDPTAFATVLGLSTNVVAGSLVAYLVSQNWDVTVFHRIRELTGGSALWLRNVGSTATSQLLDTVIFTVVAFRVAPAVGVGPSLPLSVIGSLIVGQYVLKLLIAVVDTPLVYAAVGAVRRRDGSVAASAD
- a CDS encoding DUF367 family protein: MELHARYEGDDDPEKCTARKLARHDRLELHRTDRATPYGVVLNPHAERALSPADAPETEASGDTTDGDTADDRAGDDRLVALDCSWESAGEARFSLPGDHRALPYLVAANPVNFGRPMRLTTVEALAAGLWILGDRDHAEELLSTFTWGETFAELNEEPLSRYADCADSGEVVAVQQEYLDRGE
- a CDS encoding MFS transporter encodes the protein MQTDRAVWRYYLYRCLSTLGLLNPFLVLFLLDRGISFTAISVAASSMALTTVLLEVPSGYLGDRLGRRQTLLIAKVATALGASLWFFVDSLATVVVVQTLNGAGVALKSGSDSAWVYEVLEDTDRAFTDVRARAQSLSQWTYGLTGIVGAVVYLTLPWVAFLLAAVGAWLAAALVWTFPRDADYRDEDGSALSPTEAASATASFLRQDATRSLVLIATVYAGVMYTGSQFVQPLVAGAIPGGGLTAAALDVPEVVFLALLYGVLAAGSAIVVDRAGWLEDRLGTARAVVGVYLFGAVGMLLPAIHPVFVVPAVLAFRTVPSVAAPIRNSYLHDHADAVGRATEMSAVSFLYAVARVPVLLVAGRVADLFSETTAFVGLGAYAVLAVGLIVAADRPLVVPVSGEQRGATAAE